The genomic DNA gtgagGGCACGAATTCATGGGAGGAGGGGGTCGCATTCTGAGCAATTAGTAACTATTTAATAGCCTAATGggtgctctgcattttcctctgtggGGATGGGGTGGCCCTATGGGGCCctggacagggatggcacaacccCTCCCGACAGGGGTTTTACCCATCCCTGGGAAACTCTGGGGGGTTCCAGTGCCCCCCATTTGCTGTGTTCGGAGCCCGGCtgttcctgccagcagcagctgtgcctgtcagGGCTACTGGTGTTCTGGAGAAATAACCCAGCCAcatcccagggccacagcagcaacaggggcagcctttggagcacTCACACCCACTGGGAATCCGTTCATAAAAGCACCATCAAACCCAACACACTCAGCCCCTGTTTTCCCCCCAAACTAGAATTTCCCATTCCCAGACCTCGGCCCgatggaggaagaggaggccacaaggaagaggaagatgtccCGGGAGccgcaggcaggtgaggaggaagtcagtgcccctttccccctctctcctgctccatctcccagcccagcctggccccggctgcaggacaaccccgctgccgacgccgtcctgccaGGGATGGACTGAGgggatctccttccccttcccgctggcaaatcccatcctgtccttgtccttgctCCCCCAGACACGGAGCTGAGCACggagcccagggaggacaaatccctgCAGCAGAACCTCGTGGGAGAGGCCGTTTGGAGCGGCTCCACGGCACAGGAATCCATCGGGGAGGAGAAGCCCCGGGGATCCCTCACGAGGaggagctgcaaacacagatcTCAGGGATCCGAGGAGGAAAGACCCACCCTGGGCCAGGGAGGCGGCCACAGCTCGGAGCTGGGTGTCCATGAGCAGCTTCAAGATgaggagaagccccacaagtgctcaATGTGTGAGAAGAGCTTCAGGTGGAGATCCTACCTGATCTGCCACTGGAGAACCCACACGGGGGAACGGCCCTACAAGTGTGGGGTATGTGAGAAGAGCTTCAGCCGGAAATCCTACCTGATTgtccaccagaggagccacactggggagaggccctacgagtgtggggagtgtgggaagagcttcagcaggAAATCCAACCTGAACTCCCATTGGGGAatccacaccagggagaggcccTACAAGTGTGGGGTGTGTGAGAAGAGCTTCGGCCGGAGGGAACACCTGATCTGCCACTGGAGAATCCACACgggggaacggccctacgagtgtggggagtgcgggaagagcttcagccagagctcccacCTCATTGCCCACAAGAGAAACCACACAGGGGAGAAACCCTATGAGTGTGACcaatgcaagaagaggtttcagtCCAGCTCCAGTCTCCTCATTCACCAGCggattcacacggatgagaggcccttccgctgccccgactgcggggTGGGCTTCAACCAAAACTCCACCCTCCTCGCCCACCGACGCCTCCACAcaggggagaggccctacgagtgtgagaAGTGTGGGAAGAACTTCAGCAGGAAATCCAACCTGATTatccaccagaggagccacatgAGGGAACGGCCATAcaagtgtggggagtgtgggaagag from Prinia subflava isolate CZ2003 ecotype Zambia chromosome 31, Cam_Psub_1.2, whole genome shotgun sequence includes the following:
- the LOC134562832 gene encoding zinc finger protein 883-like isoform X1, encoding MGEPDGVFPPCWSNPEEQEASHLSTQLQANFPFPDLGPMEEEEATRKRKMSREPQADTELSTEPREDKSLQQNLVGEAVWSGSTAQESIGEEKPRGSLTRRSCKHRSQGSEEERPTLGQGGGHSSELGVHEQLQDEEKPHKCSMCEKSFRWRSYLICHWRTHTGERPYKCGVCEKSFSRKSYLIVHQRSHTGERPYECGECGKSFSRKSNLNSHWGIHTRERPYKCGVCEKSFGRREHLICHWRIHTGERPYECGECGKSFSQSSHLIAHKRNHTGEKPYECDQCKKRFQSSSSLLIHQRIHTDERPFRCPDCGVGFNQNSTLLAHRRLHTGERPYECEKCGKNFSRKSNLIIHQRSHMRERPYKCGECGKSFTLSCNLIVHQRSHTGERPYECDQCKKRFSTSSRLIKHQRIHTDERPFLCPNCGMGFIDNSTLANHQRIHTGERPYECGVCGKSFRQRSALIVHQRSHTGERPYKCGQCGKSFRQSNSLIAHQRSHTGERPYECGECGKRFSQSSNLLKHQRSHTGERPYECDQCKKRFQSRSKLVIHQRIHTGERPFHCPDCGMSFNQIGTLVTHRRLHTGERPYECEECGKGFSRRFLLTRHQQSEH
- the LOC134562832 gene encoding zinc finger protein OZF-like isoform X2 — its product is MEEEEATRKRKMSREPQADTELSTEPREDKSLQQNLVGEAVWSGSTAQESIGEEKPRGSLTRRSCKHRSQGSEEERPTLGQGGGHSSELGVHEQLQDEEKPHKCSMCEKSFRWRSYLICHWRTHTGERPYKCGVCEKSFSRKSYLIVHQRSHTGERPYECGECGKSFSRKSNLNSHWGIHTRERPYKCGVCEKSFGRREHLICHWRIHTGERPYECGECGKSFSQSSHLIAHKRNHTGEKPYECDQCKKRFQSSSSLLIHQRIHTDERPFRCPDCGVGFNQNSTLLAHRRLHTGERPYECEKCGKNFSRKSNLIIHQRSHMRERPYKCGECGKSFTLSCNLIVHQRSHTGERPYECDQCKKRFSTSSRLIKHQRIHTDERPFLCPNCGMGFIDNSTLANHQRIHTGERPYECGVCGKSFRQRSALIVHQRSHTGERPYKCGQCGKSFRQSNSLIAHQRSHTGERPYECGECGKRFSQSSNLLKHQRSHTGERPYECDQCKKRFQSRSKLVIHQRIHTGERPFHCPDCGMSFNQIGTLVTHRRLHTGERPYECEECGKGFSRRFLLTRHQQSEH